Within the Setaria viridis chromosome 3, Setaria_viridis_v4.0, whole genome shotgun sequence genome, the region TCATGCAATTCTACTGCTATCTGCAACTAAagtatcattttttttctttcttttgggtATTCCAGAGCACATAGGATTCTAGACTGTTAGTACTATTATGTCTGGAGTCTTGTCTCTCATTTTTCAAATGCATGCTTTTAGTGAATCCCTGGATATTGTGCAATACTGTGAATATTGAGTTCCTTTTCTTTGTGACCAACTAGGCGTGGTGATTGTAGGAGATATTAAAACCTTCATCTTGGGTGGTAAACTATTGTTTTGCGATGATCTATTATAGCCAGTTATATCGGTATAGAGCTAGTCATGTTACAGGCAGTGTTATAGTACTATTTGAAAAGCTTCTGCCCATATACTCTAGCAATGCAGATAGTCAATTGTTAGCCAATTGATGGATGTATAGTCATGTTGCATAATGCAGTTCAGTTTATAAATAGTAGAAGCACCGATTCAGGAAACATAATGGAGTTAAGTTTATAAAGTATATACTTAGAGTCTTAGAGTgaagttcttttctttttcctgaatAAAGTGTTCACCGTGTGGTCTCATTCATCTTGTTTATATACCAACACTTGTTTTTTATTATCTTGCTAAGTTTACTGTTCATCTAACAGGAGCGGACCGAAACAAATGGCAGTCAATCCGACACGGTTATTGGCAATATCTCAATCCGTCCAGGTAAATTAGGGTCTATGTTGTCAGCCACTTTCATAACTTATGACTGCATTTGTCTAATTCTTATTTAATATGTAGCTCCTCCCATCCGACAAGCCACAGTGTTGGAAAATTCTTCGTTGCCCTATGTAAGAGTCACAGTACTTAAAAGGTTTTGATTTCTGATACCATGCTACCATCATTTTTAAGTATAGTTTGATTTTCACAAAAAGCTAACCAGTAGAGAATGGAGATACGGTTTCTTATGATAACATTTCTTAACAGCTGTTTATGTGTAATTTAAATGTTAGGGTTCCATATATTACCTATTGTGAATGATAAAATCATGTCATCTGATCTTTCTAACCCAACTTTTGCAGGTTACCGACACTGATCTGGGCAGTTTTGAGCAAGGTTTACCTGGTGATGAGAATGGAAAATCCTGCCAGCTTCAGTTTGGAAGCTATTGTCTTTGGTCTGTAGAACATAAGGAAGTCATGAAAGATTTTATAGTGAAGAGACTTAAAGATCAGCTCTTTGTTGCGAGAGCTTACTATCCAAGCATTGTGAAACTTGATGGAATGGAAAAGCTTTCACTTGAAATGAAACAAAACATCCAAGAACATGGGCATATGCTTAGTGAAGCCATATCTGATGCTGATCTTCCTGAATTGTAAGTTTGATATTACAACATTACTTCAGTTTTTCACTTTTCATTATAACTACCTTCATAATCGAAACAATACAACTAACTTCAAAGATCAGATGTTTGTCCACATATAAGTGTTCGAATTCATGCCTTCACACCTGTGGCTTCCTAGTTTTCATGTAGTTAAATTTTATGGACATCTGCTGCACTATAGTAGTGTGATATGCTGATACGCAGACAGTAGAAGCTGTCTCTTATTGGCAGGATATCATTTGATGATTGTGATTGCCTGATCTGGAACTCTTTTGTGACTTACTGCTGCAGATTGATATTGAAGTCAATATTTAATTGAATTTTGTTTATCAAACTTtgtggaacggagggagtatacatATACCTGGTTGGTCCATTAGTGACTTAGTGTTAACTAGAAAAAAAGGAGGTCATATTGATATTGGAATAGTCTATTTGCCCACCTGAGGTTGTGTTTTGAGTTGACATtatttttatgatgttttcTATGTTTTGCTCTTTGTGGACCTCAGTAGCAGTATGTAGTCTAGTTGAATAAGATAGATGTACAATCTTGGGAATGCTAGTCTGTCACTACAAATTGGCATTAAGTCGTGGGTTGGAATGTAATGACTAATGAGTGGGCTAATCAGCTGATGGCTTAAAGTAAAAGTATGTGTTTCCAATGGTCTTGCTTGTTATGATCCTACCCAACCTGACTTTCAAAGTAGAAGTCTTATTGCATTTACTGAATAGGTCATTATaataaaatatttgttgctATTTTTAAAGTCATGGAGTCAATATGGCCAAGATGGATCAGACAATCGCTGCAGCAAAATCATGTGCCTTAGAATGCACCAATGTTGAGAAAAAGCTGACACAGTTGCTTGATATGACTGAAGATGAAGCTCTTTTTCATGCAAGACAGAGCACCTATCTTTACAGGCTTGGAGTTCAGACATTACCCAAGAGCCTCCACTGCCTTTCAATGAGATTGACTGTTGACTACTTCAATGCCTCAGCTGACATGGAGCATTCAGATGCAAAAAAGTTTGAAAATCCAGCATTCCAGCACTATATCATTTTCTCCACCAACCTTCTTGCGTCATCCATGACTATCAACTCAAGCGTGACAAATTCTGAGGTATGGCATTCTATATGGTGCTGGAGTTATTATTTTGAACTTTTGCTTCAGTTCGCTTATCAGTTCTTTTCATAGTATTTCAGGAATCAGCAAATATGGTTTTCCATCTGATGACTGATGCACAAAACTTTTATGCATTTAAGAACTGGTTCATCAGAAATTCTTACAAGGGAGCTACCATAAGAGTCCTTAATTTTGAAGATTTCCAAGTCAAGAATTCGGGTAATGGGATAGTTGAAGAATTATCACCATCTGAGGAGTTCCGAATCACCTCCAATGGCAATGCTCTAACGTTAAACACACTTACGAGGACTGAATATATCTCAATGTTCGGGCACTCCCTTTTCTTGCTTCCTGAATTATTTAGCAATCTTAAAAGGGTCATTGTCTTGGAAGACGACACTATAGTCCAGAAAGATTTGTCGCTCCTGTGGAACCTTGACTTAAAAGGAAAAGTGATTGGTGCTGTCCAGTTTTGTCGAGTTAAATTCCGTCAGCTCAGAGCATACTTGCCTGACTTACCCTATGATTCTGGTTCATGCATCTGGATGTCTGGAGTGAGCATTATTGATCTCGATGAATGGAGGGAACATGATGTCACTGGAATTCATCGCCGAATACTACAGAAGGTTAGTTTTATAGTGGCATTTAAAATTTAATTGCCGCTCTTTTCCTGTACGTTTCAAATCTATGTTTTTTCAAGTAATGCTGTGATTATATTGGTAACCTGTTTCCTTGGTTTCTTATTTGCAAGTTGGCAGTAGCATAGAATGGTTGTTAGAATTAGAAGTTATTACCCATCTCGCTTCCTTAACACACATTTCTTAGCTTGTTAAACTATGATTTTGTAAACTCTGACGTCTGACCTGATAGAGCTCTGCTTGTTTTGCCTTTACTAGCTGCGACATGACACAGAAGCTACCTGGAGATCTGCAGCACTACCTGCAGGCCTGCTTGCTTTTCAAGATCTGATCCATCCTATTGAAGGCCAGTGGGTCCAATTCGGGCTTGGCCATGACTATGGACTCACTCATGGTGCTATAAAGAAAGCTGCCATATTGCACTACAACGGTAACATGAAACCCTGGCTAGAGCTTGGAATACGTCGGTACAGAAAATACTGGAAGCGGTACCTGCCAAGAGATGATGTATTTATGATGGGTTGTAATGTGAACCCATGATGTGGCAAACTTTTGTGATTTGAGATTCATAAGCTCTGGTTTGCAAGGGATGACATTTTCTGCAAAAATGTCAAGAGCATGCGTTGGTATGCAAGGAAAGATTCCATTATTTATCTTAGGGTAGCTCCACTGCAGAAATCCTGATTGCTCAAGATGTTGCTGAGATGCGGTGCAAACTTGCAGCGATTATTTGCAGATAGGTTGCCTATCATTCGCTGATTGATGTACAGTTAGATTGGACAAAGTTGTTGAATTGCATAGCAACATCACAATTTGGTTGAGGATGTGTTGTAGTTAGGTGAGGCATTTTGGGTGGTAGAATGTAGATTCAGTAGATTAGGTTCTTGGATTATTAATCATAATTTTCCAGAATATGGCTTGTGCCTGCCCTATTGTAATATATTGCCGCGTTAGTTTTTGTTTATGACAATTGGTGCATGTGCATTGATGCAATTGACATATGAACTCTTCAGCCGTTTTCCCTAGGCTTATCTGGTTATCTTATTTGCACGTGGAATCTGTTATAACTATGGTTAGTTTATTTGTCACCTCAGCTGGTTTGTACCGAACTGTGCAAGTCTTCAACGCAGGCTGAAGAAACTGAACTAGGTGCAGACACCGGGCTTGTtggcttcagcttatcagctatcgaacagtatttttcttttacaacaaatcagctgtttcagcttataagtcgaGCCGAATAGGCCCACCAGTTCCTCGTCTGCGCCAATTACGCGACCTGTAAAAATTTTAAGTTCGATCATTTTTCCATTCCTCTAATTATAAATGCAGTTTGATTGAGAGAACCAAATTAGCCCAACAGACAACCCATATAAAAGCAAGCTATTAACCAGAAGTGGTCACTGACAAATCAGCCCAGGAGACACGGACTATGCCAATGTGGGCCCACTTGTAAGAGACCGCTCTAGCACGGCATTGGTGCTTTAACACCGTATCACACGCTGTACTGGTACTAAACAAAGCGATTGGCCTGATCCGGTTAACGCTGTGCGTGGGGCGAAGGGCACCACGTCCACGTGGAGACCGCGTACAGCGGCGTGCCCTTCCACCCCAGCCGCACCGTGCCGTCCTGGTCGTCCGCCACCGTGTAGCCCAACCCCGCCGGGCACGCCCCGGCCACCAGCTGcgcgcgcccgcctccgccggcgcgcaGGAACCCGTGCCGGGCGAGCTCCGTCTGCCAGCACCCGAATTTGTCCCGCCCGCTCCGCGACGGCCCGCCCACCGCCAGCACGTTCCCGATCTCCCTGCCGAGCACGCCGTGCTCCACCAGGTGCCTGCTCGCGTCCTCGTCGGCCGGCCGCGACGCGCCCAGGGAGTCGAACAGCGCCGAGTAGTGGTGCAGCGCGGAGACGAACCGGTCCAGGAAGTGGCCGCGTTCgttccccgcgccgccgccgccgtccccgggCGCTCCTCGCTCCTGCTCCACCAGCGTCAGCACCTTCGGCTCCAGCCACCGCACCAGCCGCATCGTGGCGCCGTCGTCCCCGGCCGCGTCGTACAAGGCGTGCCGCAGCCAGTGCACGGCCAGGGCCTCCCCCGGCCTCCTGCTgggcacggccgccgccgccgcgtcggcgtcgtcccCGGGCCGCCTCGCGACGGCGTAGAACTCGAACGGCACGCCCAGCTTGCTCGCAAGCCCGGCGAGCTGGTTGCCGGTGTCGTGGAGCGCCGACGCCGACATGCCGAACCCGGTCACGCGGAGCACCGGCGGGCCACCCGGGCGCGCTGCCAGCGCGGGCAGAAGCGAGAGCCACTGCAGCGCGCCGCCCGGCACGACGTCGAGGTCGACAATGTGGACGAGGCACTTGCCGTGGAACGCCTCCAGGATGCCCTGGTTGCACGCCAGGTAGGCGAACCTCGCGAGCGGTGAGACGTTGTAGAAGGCCCTGAACGCGGCGTGGacggcggcgaacggcggcgccagcggcgcgCAGATGCCGACCCACGAGCTCATCAgccgcgccgccatggccttGGTGAAGTAGGCCACGAGCCGCTCCCCGCACGACGGCGCGTACGGGGACGCCATCTGCGCCAGCTCCAGGAGCATCCCGTTGGCGTCCGCGAGGTTGCCCACCGACACGGCCACCGCGCACTCCATGAGCAGCGCGATCATCCGCACGCCGTgagcctcctcctcgcccctggcggccgtcgtcgccgcgccgTTGTTCTGCTCCTCCACCGCGCCATCGCCTCCTCCCTCAGAGACCTCCTTGCTCACTGCCAACTCCTGCTCGCAGCTTACCTCGGCCGCGGCCTGGTCGACGAACTCCGGCACGTCCTTGCCAGGGCAACGGTCATCGGCGTGAACAAAATCATGGTGATGAGGCAAGAAAGAGTGTGACGACAGTGGCAGGTTGgcgccaccagcgccgccgccgtagagGTACGGATCATGGAACTGCATCAAGCTCAGAGAATCCTGCATGTCTGAACCTCTCCCCGTACTCATAAGGTGATTGATGCTCAATCAGCTAGGGTTTTGCTTTTGCATAgttggagagagaaggggggagcAAAGagtgccatgagcccatgactaTATGTATGGAGTATTGGAGTATGGACCATAGAATGTCCTGGTACATTACTAGGTCAAACTATCAAACCTGGAAGCTAGTGGCAGTTTCAGAACAAGTTTACACGGCAGGAATCTGCGAAACATCGGCCTGGTGATTCTTGGAGCTGCATTCAGATTGGTCTGTAGGCTTGGCCGGCACTTTCATGAGTTCATCTGCTTGGTTAATCAGTGTTTATCTGGGGGTTAGTAGTTATAAGTTTCGGTTATTTGTTAGCTCCTAATCTCACTGCAGATTTAAACAGCTAGCTCCCCTGGGTATGTGGAGTCTGGAATGTCCAGAAAATTAAATTCAAAGagaaattcattttcttttcttaattCCTTTTAATTAAAGATCTGCATGCATATGTAAAGAACGCTGTATAGTTGCCACAGTGTATTAGAAATACTGAAAATGACACTTGAAACTAGGAAACTAAGTCATCACAATCATGTATTGTTGTGATATGCAATTTTTTAATGGATAATGGTAGGTTTCCTCTTTCTTTGTTAATTCCTAGAGAGATGAAACTACATTTCACGCTTGTGATGTACATCTCAATGTTGAGCACACAGAAAAAATCGAAACCGAGCCAGTAGAACCCCTTGGTTCCCACAAGGAGACAGCCATTAAAAATAAATCAAAATGATTTGGGTGCTGCTTCTAGAGTGTGATAATGTCGTCTTCCAAGGTcttgcaacaacaacaaaaaaaaaaccctagtACTGCACATAGTTTTGCATGCATTTTAAGTGCCAGTCCTCGTGGTTAATGACAAACCAGAAATATAAGTGACATGATCATACCAAAGTAAGTTGTTAGCTCCTACTATATTATCTTATGGTGTGATGTCGTTCCATAGCTGTTATGATTCCGGGCTCTTCTAGAAACACCTGGACTAGATATTCCGTACCGAGTTTCCGCGTAAGCGTCTTGAAGAACAAATTAAATAAATGTATTTGCTGTACCTGAGAAGGATGAAAACTAAATAACCACGTCAGAACCCATGTAGCTGTACTAGCTGGCCTAATTAGTTTTAGTTGTAAATGCCCTTGTCTTAAACTAACATACACTGTCCACATTATTCGTCGTATACGATGCATGCATACtacaatctttttttttctccaaatgCATGGTTTCTTCGGATAgtagaaaaaacaaaagtgTTCCGGCCGGGGGGAGATTCTTAAATTTATTATATACATTTTGCTAAGGAGAAGCTTTTCCCCAAAGATGACCTAATTACTTGCTTTGTTTTTAAATACATGACATTTAGGACAACCCAGAGATGAGCTAATTACTTCATAACGAATTAAAGCGCGGTGTGcctcaaccaaaaaaaaaaaggatcgaCGATGTGCACATGTAGCAAATGAACGGCGTATATTCCCTGGTATTCCTAGGTATATATAGCTTCAAGATGGCCGGTTTACTCGGCCGCGATTGACGTGAAACCGTGGTTACGTCTTTGCTCATCCGTGCCTCCAAATGTCAAACAACTCAcctttttctttaatttgtttGCTTTGTTAACTtctaagaagaaaaacaagctACATGTTTGATATACTTTATTTTGACCCGGTAAGAGAAGAGAAGGACCTGCAGTGACAAGGCATCCCATAAAATTACTCGAGGTGGTGGATCAGATTGACACGGCACGGGCTCGATCATTCGATGCACAGTCACCCATGACAAAACCGATCTACCTAGCTGAGATGGCGACCGCTTGCCTTTGTCTGCACATACATGGCCATACGCTAAGGAGATATCATCAGTACTTACATGATGTGGACAACCCTGGCAATCAATCTATTTTTTTGAGCAAATAAAAGTTAGATCAACTTAGGAGCAGCTAAGcaatttttcattaagaagaagaaataggtaCCTAAATTTGAGcctttttcattaagaagaagaaatagacaTCTAAATTTGAGCTAGAGATGACTCAAACCTGGATGATTATAGTACACTATCACACCCTCCTCCTAACTAGTTGAGCTAAGCTCACTTCTTAGCAATCAATCTAGCAGATGGTGATCGAGTAGCAACAAAtccaagctagctagctagcttgacCGCCTCCACACGAGATCGAGCTGGGTCCTGTTGTCGCCAAACTGGCCGTGCCTGTCCACCAAATTGATGCTATATATGCAGGAGATATCAGTAGGATATTGCAGAGACAAGCCTAGGAAACAGCCGGTGAGTAGAACCAAATTGGTGCTTTAACACCGTATCACACGCTGGTACTAAACAAAGCGATTGGCCTGATCCGGTTAACGCTGTGCGTGGGGCGAAGGGCACCACGTCCACGTGGAGACCGCGTACAGCGGCGTGCCCTTCCACCCCAGCCGCACCGTGCCGTACATAAATGGCTTCTCTAGCGTTGTTCTTCCTCGTCAATTTAACTTGCCATCGATCGAGGTGTGGGAATATGCATGGACTCAAACGATGCGCGGTCGGTTTGTCCGATGCATGATCGCCCGTaatccctccgttccaaattataagtcattttaactTTCTCAAAGCAtcttaaatttgaccaaatttatataataaaatactccctccgtttcaaattataagttattccaactttcttggagagtcaatcatgtttgaccaaaattatcgAGAGAATCACAtagatttatggcaccgaatagatatactatgaaattatatttaatggagaaactaatgatacttatttggtatcatgaatgttaatattttattgtataaatttggtcaaacttgagatgctttaactctccaagaaagttggaatgacttgtaatttggaacggtaatattcatgatatcaaataagtactccctccatcccaaattataagtcattccaagaatcttggagagtcaaagcatctcaagtttgaccaaaattatagagaaaattataaagatttatgacatcaaataggtatactatggaataattgatgaagaatctaatgatgcttagatgacatcataaatgttattatattatcatataaatttggtcaaacttaagatactttgactctccaagattcttggaatgacttattttgggatggatgagtaccgttagtttcttcattaaatatattttcatagtatatctattcgatATCATAAATTTTTGTGATCTATAATTTTAATCAAATATAAAACAGAAAAGTTGAAATgatggaacggagggagtatattagATTGCTATATGTCAAGTAGTACTAAGGGCTGTAGGTTGTAGCACGAGGAGCAGGATCGATCTCTGCAACTGCGTGGCAATTGGAGCTCTGATCGCGACGGAAAGCGTTCACGCCAGTGTGGAGCTTGCTGCTCGCGCATGTAGTTCCTCGCACCGCGCGGAGTGTGTAGTTCGAACTTCGAATGGCCGAGCGAGGCCACGGCCCACGGGGGCCCAACAAAAAGGTCGCGGAAACCCAGCACGGCCCGCTTAATAATGCACGAGCTAGGGCGAACTCTGCCTGTGCTTGCGTTCTTAGTTTTAGTTCTTACCGAATATTTCTGAAATTTCAGCAAGTAACCACGTGCTCCTGACGGGAAGGAGGcagtaataaaaaaattagcGCTAAAAGTATTAGCAACCTGTCTCTGTTGcgttgtcaaaaaaaaaaagtctgtcTCTGTTGCTGCTACAGCCTAATCCGTTTTCGCACTCGCGCTCTGCTTCGCTTTGCAGAGCGTTTTCACGATCCCCTTGCATATCTTCCAGAACCAGAGGAGGTTCATCAGCGAGAGCACCGGCGGCACCGTCAGTATGCTGTAGAAACCCAGCGGGAAGACCGACCTCACCTGGGAGCATAAACAAAAGCACCACAACATTGACTTGTTTCTTTTTCAAAAGACTGAAGAAGAACATGTGTTTAGATTGACAACTTGGAGGATGGTTTACCTGATCGAAGTGAAGGTACATGTGGGCGAAGAAGTA harbors:
- the LOC117850171 gene encoding probable galacturonosyltransferase 7, with protein sequence MKGPGPAAAPAAPAGKKRWRCVAAAGAAVALAFFSVVVPLAVLLGLHARFPSMYLVDESVVSVYDGSEGGSWEPIPSKGNDSLQVNNTVKELVPPPSKERTETNGSQSDTVIGNISIRPAPPIRQATVLENSSLPYVTDTDLGSFEQGLPGDENGKSCQLQFGSYCLWSVEHKEVMKDFIVKRLKDQLFVARAYYPSIVKLDGMEKLSLEMKQNIQEHGHMLSEAISDADLPEFHGVNMAKMDQTIAAAKSCALECTNVEKKLTQLLDMTEDEALFHARQSTYLYRLGVQTLPKSLHCLSMRLTVDYFNASADMEHSDAKKFENPAFQHYIIFSTNLLASSMTINSSVTNSEESANMVFHLMTDAQNFYAFKNWFIRNSYKGATIRVLNFEDFQVKNSGNGIVEELSPSEEFRITSNGNALTLNTLTRTEYISMFGHSLFLLPELFSNLKRVIVLEDDTIVQKDLSLLWNLDLKGKVIGAVQFCRVKFRQLRAYLPDLPYDSGSCIWMSGVSIIDLDEWREHDVTGIHRRILQKLRHDTEATWRSAALPAGLLAFQDLIHPIEGQWVQFGLGHDYGLTHGAIKKAAILHYNGNMKPWLELGIRRYRKYWKRYLPRDDVFMMGCNVNP
- the LOC117849072 gene encoding scarecrow-like protein 23, whose translation is MQDSLSLMQFHDPYLYGGGAGGANLPLSSHSFLPHHHDFVHADDRCPGKDVPEFVDQAAAEVSCEQELAVSKEVSEGGGDGAVEEQNNGAATTAARGEEEAHGVRMIALLMECAVAVSVGNLADANGMLLELAQMASPYAPSCGERLVAYFTKAMAARLMSSWVGICAPLAPPFAAVHAAFRAFYNVSPLARFAYLACNQGILEAFHGKCLVHIVDLDVVPGGALQWLSLLPALAARPGGPPVLRVTGFGMSASALHDTGNQLAGLASKLGVPFEFYAVARRPGDDADAAAAAVPSRRPGEALAVHWLRHALYDAAGDDGATMRLVRWLEPKVLTLVEQERGAPGDGGGGAGNERGHFLDRFVSALHHYSALFDSLGASRPADEDASRHLVEHGVLGREIGNVLAVGGPSRSGRDKFGCWQTELARHGFLRAGGGGRAQLVAGACPAGLGYTVADDQDGTVRLGWKGTPLYAVSTWTWCPSPHAQR